AAGCAATCGCTTTAGTGATGTGACGTTTCACTTTTTTTCGTTTGACTTTAGCCACTCTGCAACTCCTGATGTTTCTGTCTGTTGGATCTCAGAAACTGAAACTCATTTTGATGGAATGTTTTCTCGTTAAGCCGAACATGGTGCCGGCATTGTATCGTCTCTCAACTCGCCTCTGATCAGTCTCCTGGAGCAGGGACCGATTTTAGTGACGAGCGTCTTTAACACCCTTCTTACCAGCAACGGTTTTCTTACCACCTTTGCGGGTACGGGCGTTGGTCTGTGTATTCTGGCCGCGTACGGGCAGTCCGCGACGATGACGAATTCCGCGGTATGACTGAATGTCCCGCAGACGGGCGATGTCCTGCTGTGTCGATCGACGCAGCTGACCTTCGACGGAATAGTCCGTATCCAGTACGTTTACGATACGACTCAGCTCATCGTCAGTCAGGTCTTTAGCCTTCATCTGGGGATTGATTTCCAGCTTGAAGCAGATATCAAGAGCTGTCACCCGTCCGATGCCGTACAGGTAAGTCAGGGAAACATAAACAGGTTTTTCGTTCGGAATATCAACACCGAGAATACGAGGCATTTTATTTCACTCCGCTGGTTGTAAAAACTGAAATTAAATCATGCAAACTGAGTGCGAGACTAACCCTGGCGCTGTTTATGACGAGGGTTGGAAGAGCAGATCACGTACACACGCCCCTTCCGTCTGATGACTTTACAGCTCTCACAAATCCGCTTAACACTGGCTCGGACTTTCATCGTACTACGATTTCTCTATTAGTTTGGTTCACGTTTGGCGAGTCAGCAGAGAGAACCTCTCCGGCTCAAACACTGTAACTCGTGTAAATTCAGATAGTTGCGCCCATAAAATGAGCAAACTCCGGCTTCGTATCAAACCTGTACAATTTCCGAAGCGGAGCGAATCAGGAAATTATAAACGCCTTATGCGTAAATCGACAAGCGAAACACCCCTTTTTTGGTGAATTTCGCTGCGACTCGCCCGTTTATGACTTACAGATCGCTCTCAAGTAATCC
The nucleotide sequence above comes from Gimesia sp.. Encoded proteins:
- the rpsM gene encoding 30S ribosomal protein S13 — translated: MPRILGVDIPNEKPVYVSLTYLYGIGRVTALDICFKLEINPQMKAKDLTDDELSRIVNVLDTDYSVEGQLRRSTQQDIARLRDIQSYRGIRHRRGLPVRGQNTQTNARTRKGGKKTVAGKKGVKDARH
- the rpmJ gene encoding 50S ribosomal protein L36 → MKVRASVKRICESCKVIRRKGRVYVICSSNPRHKQRQG